The nucleotide sequence GGTTGAGGCAATCACTGTCACCGAAGCGGGGACAGTAACTCCCAGTCCGGTCTGCGGATTGACGAGATGCGAATATCGTTTCCCGTCGATCTCAAGATACTGATAAGTGTCACCGGAAGTCGCCACTCCGCAGTTGTTGACCTTCAAAATTCGACGCGTCGCCTGTTCCCCGTCGCTGGCATCTCGCTGTTCGACTTCAACTCTCCAGAACTGACGCCCGGGAGGAGGGTCACCAGCGACGAGATCGCCACCCGCATCAATCAGAACACGAGTGACCCCGTGTTGCTTCATCGCTTCGAGAGCAACATCAGCTGCGTACCCCTTCGCAATCCCGCCGAGGTCCAGTTGCATCCTCTCTTTGAGAAGCGTGACTGTTCGTCGTTCTGGATCTAAGTCGAGAGATCGATACCCAACTCTTTGGCGAGCCTCTTCCAGTCGACCGAAATCCGGAAGTTCTTCTTTCCGCCTCGCCAGACGCCACAATCGCCCGACCGGTCCAATTGTCACATCAAAGGCCCCTTGTGTTTCCCCTGAAAGTCGCTGGGCAGCGCTCAAAACTTTGAAGAGATCGTTACTTACGGAAACTGGTTCTCCAAGTTGGGCACTTTGGCAAAGCTGCATCAACTCGCTGTCCGGATCGTAGTCGCTCATGATCCGATCAATTTCGCGAAAACGGTCGAAAGCAGCGGTCGAAGCGACGT is from Thalassoglobus sp. JC818 and encodes:
- a CDS encoding FAD:protein FMN transferase, which translates into the protein MDEHQSCWIRWVGLATVLLFGSPCVDIQDALGQEQATTTAEQLDRYEFLQIRMGIPVTLTLYAPTQAAANVASTAAFDRFREIDRIMSDYDPDSELMQLCQSAQLGEPVSVSNDLFKVLSAAQRLSGETQGAFDVTIGPVGRLWRLARRKEELPDFGRLEEARQRVGYRSLDLDPERRTVTLLKERMQLDLGGIAKGYAADVALEAMKQHGVTRVLIDAGGDLVAGDPPPGRQFWRVEVEQRDASDGEQATRRILKVNNCGVATSGDTYQYLEIDGKRYSHLVNPQTGLGVTVPASVTVIASTGMEADSLASALSVMRDRESIEKLSRGYDAEFLKVELDEGGRKREIVSPGFLHRVLESNGECEAQ